In one Hymenobacter sp. DG25B genomic region, the following are encoded:
- a CDS encoding beta-glucosidase family protein, producing the protein MKPSLTPHKSVLWSSRRLSSGVRSHLHTSSRYLLAVALCTGGLWACQRPAVPATATAIPSSATASVNTPAAAPQWSPRVQQLLSQMTLEEKIGQMTQLANTVINTTGVQRDVVLDSAKVTALVRQFHIGSFLNGEAVPARQWLAYSAALQRIAMRESRLHIPIIYGIDHMHGASYVAGTAIFPHNLNLGASFNPELARQTARATVLESADLGHHWVFAPVLDLGVNAYWPRFYETYGEDPLVASAMGAAFVRELQENKEILPYKVGACGKHFLGYSDPRNGWDRTNAMISDQRLQEFFRPSFQAAMDAELKTIMINSGEINGEPVHASKAILTDLLRTQMGFKGVAVTDWEDIIRLVRIQKVAANEKEATFMAVDAGVDMAMTPYTTTFCRLVKELVQEGRLTEERINLSAGRVLQLKDDLGLFENPMPRADRLNRIGDPALKQQAVAAATETFVLLKNEQNTLPLSKEKVKRLLVVGPSADSRANLAGGWTLAWQGRPESEYPREVQTIVGALQREYPSAKVEMVPYRNAKGQLQLAGIAAAARRADAVVVAIGEKPYTEGLGNTSDLTLPEDQIQLVQTTQASGRPTILVVIGGRPSIIRPVAEKARAIVWGGLPGFGGGEALAALLSGRANFSGKLPFTYPQFAGHISNYHHDNNENSLELSDFGAGFENRGPKYQAAMLTEFGQGLSYTTYQYSNLQLSDTLISATGTIRAQVTVTNTGTMPGKEAVLWFLTDEVGRITRPVKLLKHFDKQEFTPGQSREMSFIINPIQHLSYPDAQGRPQLENGYFTLRVGDQTARFRYTEPAARASAPAGPVPRAGSTAN; encoded by the coding sequence ATGAAGCCTTCCTTGACTCCCCACAAGTCAGTGCTTTGGAGTAGCCGCCGGCTTTCGTCGGGCGTCCGCTCCCACCTGCACACCTCTTCCCGGTATCTACTCGCCGTGGCACTTTGCACCGGCGGGTTGTGGGCATGCCAGCGGCCCGCCGTTCCGGCTACTGCTACCGCTATACCCAGCTCAGCTACTGCTTCCGTGAACACTCCGGCCGCTGCTCCTCAATGGAGCCCCCGCGTGCAGCAACTGCTGAGTCAGATGACGCTGGAGGAGAAAATTGGGCAGATGACCCAGCTTGCCAACACGGTTATTAATACTACCGGGGTGCAGCGGGATGTGGTGCTGGATTCGGCCAAGGTAACGGCGCTGGTCCGGCAGTTTCATATTGGCTCTTTCCTGAACGGGGAAGCAGTACCGGCCCGGCAGTGGCTGGCCTATTCTGCAGCCCTGCAGCGGATAGCCATGCGGGAGTCGCGCCTGCACATTCCCATTATCTACGGTATCGATCATATGCACGGGGCCAGCTACGTAGCCGGCACCGCCATCTTCCCGCACAACCTCAACCTGGGCGCATCTTTCAACCCTGAACTGGCCCGGCAAACGGCCCGCGCCACGGTGCTGGAGTCCGCCGACCTGGGCCACCACTGGGTGTTTGCGCCGGTGCTGGATTTGGGCGTGAATGCTTACTGGCCGCGTTTCTACGAAACCTACGGCGAAGACCCCTTAGTGGCTTCTGCTATGGGCGCAGCCTTTGTGCGGGAGCTGCAGGAAAACAAGGAAATCCTCCCCTATAAAGTAGGGGCCTGCGGCAAGCACTTCCTGGGCTACTCCGATCCGCGCAATGGCTGGGACCGGACCAACGCCATGATTTCCGACCAGCGCCTGCAGGAGTTTTTCCGCCCTTCGTTTCAGGCCGCTATGGATGCCGAACTGAAAACCATCATGATTAACTCCGGCGAAATCAATGGCGAGCCGGTGCATGCTTCCAAAGCCATCCTTACTGACTTGCTGCGCACGCAAATGGGCTTTAAGGGCGTAGCCGTTACCGACTGGGAAGACATTATCCGGCTGGTGCGGATACAGAAAGTAGCCGCCAATGAGAAGGAAGCCACCTTTATGGCCGTAGATGCTGGCGTGGATATGGCCATGACGCCCTATACTACTACCTTCTGCCGCCTGGTAAAAGAGCTGGTGCAGGAAGGACGCCTGACGGAGGAGCGCATCAACCTCTCGGCCGGCCGTGTACTGCAGCTGAAGGATGATTTGGGCTTGTTTGAAAACCCCATGCCCCGCGCCGACCGCCTCAATCGTATCGGCGACCCCGCCCTCAAGCAACAAGCCGTTGCTGCGGCTACGGAAACGTTTGTGTTGCTCAAAAACGAGCAGAATACGCTGCCCTTAAGCAAGGAAAAAGTGAAGCGCCTGCTGGTAGTAGGCCCTTCCGCTGATTCCCGCGCCAACCTGGCTGGTGGCTGGACGCTGGCCTGGCAGGGGCGCCCCGAAAGTGAATACCCGCGCGAGGTGCAAACGATTGTGGGCGCCCTGCAGCGTGAATATCCGAGTGCAAAGGTGGAAATGGTACCGTACCGCAATGCCAAAGGCCAGCTGCAACTGGCGGGCATTGCGGCGGCGGCCCGCCGCGCCGATGCCGTAGTAGTAGCCATTGGCGAGAAACCCTACACCGAGGGCCTGGGCAACACCAGCGACCTAACCCTGCCCGAAGATCAGATACAGCTGGTGCAAACCACCCAGGCCAGCGGCCGTCCCACCATATTGGTGGTTATCGGTGGCCGTCCCAGCATCATTCGGCCGGTGGCCGAAAAGGCGCGGGCCATTGTGTGGGGCGGGCTTCCGGGCTTTGGTGGGGGCGAGGCTCTGGCCGCGCTGCTGAGTGGCCGGGCCAATTTCAGCGGCAAGCTGCCCTTCACCTATCCGCAGTTTGCCGGTCACATCTCCAACTACCACCACGACAACAACGAGAATAGCCTGGAGCTGAGTGACTTTGGCGCCGGCTTTGAAAACCGGGGGCCTAAGTACCAGGCCGCCATGCTCACGGAGTTTGGCCAGGGCCTGAGCTATACCACCTACCAGTACAGCAACCTGCAGCTCTCCGATACGCTGATTAGCGCAACCGGTACCATCCGAGCCCAAGTGACGGTAACCAATACAGGCACGATGCCCGGTAAGGAAGCCGTGCTCTGGTTTCTGACGGATGAGGTGGGCCGCATCACCCGCCCGGTGAAGCTGCTAAAACATTTTGACAAGCAGGAGTTTACACCTGGACAGAGCCGGGAAATGAGCTTTATCATCAACCCCATACAGCACCTGAGCTACCCCGATGCGCAGGGCCGCCCCCAACTGGAAAATGGCTACTTCACTTTGCGCGTAGGCGACCAGACGGCCCGCTTTCGCTACACAGAGCCCGCCGCCCGCGCTTCCGCTCCGGCGGGCCCGGTTCCCCGGGCCGGCTCCACGGCTAACTAG
- a CDS encoding 7TM diverse intracellular signaling domain-containing protein: MHGIQLYLSSFTRRWLFGSGLGLLLLLALAPVSPAAAQINPLRVRTGLEELYVDPVCYGVLEDPTGELTLAQVQQPANARRFVRGDKTATNIEHTNSAYWLRLQVKAEGAVRRHWYLELFDSHINEVAFFPVADPTLVSYTGADLPLATRKLPYKNFLFFLPLQANETQTYYLRLKSTSKTSFLSRLRTEQSLADHFQAEYGLLGAFYGVLLIMVIYNLCIYLFIGEQTYLRYVLYVGSCSLLFLSEDGLGFQYLWPNQPELNQVVILGSPILLLLTFSYYARQFLDVPQRLPRYDKWLRVVVLVSVCVLLLDAIWLHLGWGFWLYLIPYGMLYYAAFRVWRMGMRAARFFLLAHALVALSVGFLILRKLGINTFTNTATVYSMNAAFVIEVVVLSYALGEKIKAIKDATIRAQAKLVKQLHKKHQAQDRLVEQLRQNQELKDQLNTELEGEVARRTEELRRQSDTISAQNRELLQANGLLALQSAAIEKLNTDLQRDLHQSQTARVLSKEVDFGEFSRIYPDKEACLVYLADLKWARGYHCRKCGHEKFCDGREPYSRRCTRCRYVESATAYTLFQKCKFSIVKALYAVFLIHTHKGNYSSQELSRVLDLRQATCWSFQQKVLDAMQRRRQVPDYDVNEGWTHVLLDDSVPVEEEQD, encoded by the coding sequence ATGCACGGCATTCAACTCTATCTTTCTTCCTTCACGCGGCGCTGGCTTTTCGGTAGTGGGCTGGGCTTGCTGCTCCTGCTGGCATTAGCTCCGGTCAGCCCGGCGGCCGCCCAAATCAACCCTCTGCGAGTGCGCACCGGCCTGGAAGAGCTTTATGTGGATCCGGTGTGTTATGGCGTGCTGGAAGACCCTACCGGGGAGCTCACGCTGGCCCAGGTGCAGCAGCCGGCCAATGCCCGGCGGTTTGTGCGGGGCGATAAAACCGCCACCAACATAGAGCACACCAACTCTGCCTATTGGTTGCGGTTGCAGGTGAAGGCAGAGGGAGCAGTGCGGCGGCATTGGTACCTGGAGCTGTTTGACTCGCACATTAATGAGGTGGCTTTCTTTCCGGTGGCCGACCCCACGCTGGTGTCCTATACCGGCGCCGACCTGCCGCTGGCCACCCGCAAGCTGCCCTATAAAAACTTTCTGTTTTTTCTGCCGCTGCAGGCCAATGAAACCCAGACCTACTACCTGCGGCTGAAGTCAACGTCCAAAACCAGCTTCCTCAGCCGGCTGCGCACGGAGCAATCCTTAGCCGACCATTTTCAGGCTGAGTACGGCCTGCTGGGCGCTTTCTATGGGGTGCTGCTGATTATGGTTATCTATAATCTGTGCATCTACCTGTTTATCGGCGAGCAGACCTACCTGCGCTACGTGCTCTATGTGGGAAGCTGCAGCCTGCTTTTCCTGTCCGAAGACGGGTTAGGATTTCAGTACCTCTGGCCTAATCAGCCCGAACTAAACCAGGTGGTGATTCTGGGGTCCCCGATACTGCTGCTGCTCACCTTCAGCTACTATGCCCGGCAGTTTCTGGATGTGCCGCAGCGCCTGCCCCGCTATGATAAGTGGCTGCGCGTCGTGGTGCTGGTGAGTGTGTGTGTATTGCTGCTAGATGCCATCTGGCTGCATCTGGGGTGGGGCTTCTGGCTGTACCTGATTCCCTATGGTATGCTATACTACGCGGCTTTTCGGGTATGGCGGATGGGCATGCGGGCCGCCCGCTTTTTCCTGTTGGCGCATGCGCTGGTAGCGCTTAGCGTAGGCTTTCTGATTTTGCGCAAGCTGGGTATCAATACCTTCACCAATACCGCCACGGTATACAGCATGAATGCGGCCTTCGTGATAGAAGTGGTGGTGCTGTCCTATGCCCTGGGTGAGAAAATCAAAGCTATTAAGGATGCCACCATCCGGGCGCAGGCCAAGCTGGTAAAGCAACTGCACAAAAAGCACCAGGCCCAGGACCGGTTGGTGGAGCAGCTGCGCCAGAATCAGGAATTGAAAGACCAGCTGAACACTGAGCTGGAAGGGGAGGTGGCCCGCCGCACCGAGGAACTGCGCCGACAGAGTGATACCATCAGTGCGCAAAACCGCGAGCTGCTGCAAGCCAATGGGCTGCTGGCTTTGCAGTCGGCCGCCATTGAAAAGCTGAACACCGACCTGCAGCGCGACTTACACCAAAGCCAGACGGCCCGGGTGCTATCCAAAGAAGTGGATTTTGGCGAGTTCAGCCGCATTTACCCCGATAAGGAGGCCTGCCTGGTGTACCTGGCCGATCTGAAATGGGCACGGGGCTACCATTGCCGCAAATGCGGCCACGAGAAGTTCTGCGACGGGCGGGAGCCGTATTCCCGCCGCTGCACGCGCTGCCGCTACGTAGAGTCAGCCACGGCCTACACGCTGTTTCAGAAGTGCAAGTTCTCCATTGTGAAGGCTTTGTACGCTGTGTTTCTGATTCATACCCATAAAGGCAACTACTCCTCACAGGAATTGTCGCGGGTGCTGGACCTGCGGCAGGCTACCTGCTGGAGCTTTCAGCAGAAAGTACTGGATGCAATGCAGCGGCGGCGGCAGGTTCCGGACTATGATGTGAACGAGGGCTGGACCCACGTGCTATTGGATGACTCGGTGCCGGTAGAAGAGGAGCAGGACTAA
- a CDS encoding cellulase family glycosylhydrolase, with translation MGIWLLSLFLGSATAQQFLRAEGPDMVNAAGQKVVLRGVNVGGWLLQESYILGTDTLNSQGRIQAALLRTMPAKKVEQFYRRYRSRFVSKADIDFLADQGFNCVRLPLHYDLFLTPKQRLIRFRALQNPAAVTAYADSLAAWNDRNQLFTNRNLEGYRHIDDVLRWCGARGLYVVLDLHAAPGGQGTDRNINDNMVPLDLWKRRDARGRLVYQDATVRLWQQLAARYRTDARVAMYDLINEPHNLNAAHGLSNDNQELRSLYVRLLQAVRGQQDNHLVLLEGNGYGNEYTNLTPDKLPAELRPNLVYNAHRYWCSNSPDASDPNPNQINLIHNLAAFRDQHQVPVWVGETGENSNDWFATAVQGLNNQNIGWCHWNLKRVDAASGLLRARPYGSILTAAGRHKLLQQVQFRQCQINKDVVAALTRPADARTPFSTLGIPGTLHAVDYDMGRAGVAYQDSYAARTDYRNTAPVNQGDAYRNDGVDIERIPDQQSNGYAVSSLAPGEWLRYTVEVATAGSYTLQVRLKPATTPGRLTFRLNDAVIATAVVPAASGSPVWTTIALTTSSIPAGQHTVQLVVEQPVEQISWLRFLGGNSAAAVE, from the coding sequence ATGGGTATCTGGCTGCTGAGCCTGTTCCTAGGCAGCGCTACGGCCCAGCAGTTCCTGCGGGCCGAAGGTCCGGATATGGTCAATGCTGCCGGCCAGAAGGTAGTGTTGCGGGGCGTAAACGTGGGTGGCTGGCTTTTGCAGGAAAGCTATATTCTGGGTACCGATACGCTGAATTCCCAGGGCCGCATACAGGCCGCGCTGCTGCGTACCATGCCCGCCAAAAAGGTAGAACAATTTTACCGCCGCTACCGGTCCCGTTTTGTTTCCAAAGCAGATATTGATTTTCTGGCTGATCAGGGCTTTAACTGTGTGCGCCTGCCACTGCACTATGATTTATTTCTGACGCCTAAGCAGCGCCTCATCCGTTTCCGGGCCCTGCAAAACCCGGCTGCGGTTACGGCCTACGCCGATTCCCTGGCTGCCTGGAACGACCGGAACCAGCTGTTTACCAACCGAAATCTGGAAGGCTACCGCCATATAGATGATGTGCTGCGCTGGTGCGGCGCCCGCGGCCTGTATGTGGTGCTGGACCTGCACGCCGCCCCCGGCGGCCAGGGCACCGACCGCAACATCAACGATAATATGGTGCCGCTGGACCTGTGGAAGCGCCGGGATGCCCGGGGCCGCCTGGTATACCAGGATGCCACCGTGCGCCTGTGGCAGCAGCTGGCAGCCCGCTACCGCACTGATGCCCGCGTGGCTATGTACGACCTTATCAACGAGCCCCACAACCTGAATGCGGCCCACGGGCTAAGTAACGATAACCAGGAGCTGCGCAGCTTGTATGTGCGGCTGCTGCAGGCGGTGCGGGGCCAGCAGGACAACCACCTGGTGTTGCTGGAGGGCAACGGCTACGGCAACGAGTATACTAACCTCACGCCCGATAAACTGCCCGCCGAGCTGCGCCCCAACCTGGTCTATAATGCCCACCGCTACTGGTGCTCCAACAGCCCCGATGCTTCTGACCCCAACCCCAATCAAATTAACCTGATCCATAACCTGGCAGCCTTCCGCGACCAGCACCAGGTGCCCGTTTGGGTAGGCGAAACCGGCGAAAACTCCAACGACTGGTTTGCCACCGCCGTGCAGGGCCTCAATAACCAGAATATCGGTTGGTGCCACTGGAACCTGAAACGGGTAGATGCCGCCAGCGGCCTGCTGCGCGCCAGGCCCTACGGCAGCATCCTGACGGCCGCTGGCCGGCACAAGCTCCTGCAGCAGGTGCAGTTCCGCCAGTGCCAGATTAACAAAGACGTGGTAGCCGCCCTCACCCGGCCGGCCGATGCCCGTACTCCCTTTTCTACGCTGGGCATTCCGGGCACCCTGCACGCGGTAGACTATGATATGGGCCGGGCCGGCGTTGCCTATCAGGATTCTTACGCCGCCCGGACTGATTACCGCAACACCGCCCCCGTGAACCAGGGCGACGCCTACCGCAACGATGGGGTAGACATTGAGCGTATTCCCGATCAGCAGTCCAATGGCTACGCGGTGAGTAGCCTGGCACCGGGAGAATGGCTGCGCTATACGGTAGAGGTTGCCACAGCCGGGTCCTATACTCTGCAGGTACGGCTGAAGCCCGCCACCACGCCGGGCCGGCTTACTTTCCGCCTGAATGATGCCGTAATAGCCACCGCCGTAGTGCCTGCGGCCAGCGGCTCCCCCGTCTGGACTACCATAGCACTTACCACTTCTTCTATCCCGGCGGGGCAGCATACGGTGCAGCTGGTGGTGGAGCAGCCGGTGGAGCAAATAAGCTGGCTGCGGTTCCTGGGAGGCAACTCCGCTGCGGCCGTGGAATAG
- a CDS encoding 1,4-dihydroxy-2-naphthoate polyprenyltransferase, with the protein MSSSASISPAQAWVSAFRPRTLPLALASIFMGSFLAKSVGSFSWLVLALAALTTILLQILSNLANDYGDSQNGADSVHREGPQRAVQSGTITPQQMKRGMAVFGAASLVAGVALLWVALGTAGAWVFLAFFVMGLSAIWAAVNYTAGSRPYGYAGLGDLSVFIFFGLVGVCGTYYLHTRTLPLAVLLPAAALGCFATAVLNVNNIRDIRSDELAGKITVPVRLGPVRARRYHWLLLLLGFSCAVLFVAFTYHSPWQWLFLLSLPLFFFNARQVWLRQESMQLDPLLKQMAMSTLAFTLLFGLGQIL; encoded by the coding sequence TTGAGCTCTTCTGCTTCTATCAGCCCGGCCCAGGCCTGGGTTTCGGCATTCCGGCCGCGCACCCTGCCGCTGGCGCTGGCCAGCATTTTCATGGGCAGCTTTCTGGCAAAATCCGTCGGCAGCTTTAGCTGGCTGGTGCTGGCACTGGCCGCTCTAACCACCATTCTGCTCCAAATACTAAGCAACCTGGCCAACGACTACGGCGACTCCCAGAACGGTGCCGACAGCGTGCACCGCGAAGGCCCGCAGCGGGCCGTGCAGAGCGGCACCATCACCCCGCAGCAGATGAAGCGCGGCATGGCCGTATTTGGCGCAGCCTCTTTGGTGGCAGGCGTGGCGCTATTGTGGGTGGCGCTGGGCACGGCGGGGGCCTGGGTATTCCTGGCCTTCTTCGTTATGGGGCTGTCCGCTATTTGGGCGGCCGTGAATTACACGGCCGGCTCCAGGCCCTACGGCTACGCCGGCCTCGGCGACTTGTCCGTATTTATCTTCTTTGGGTTGGTGGGCGTGTGCGGCACTTATTATCTGCATACGCGCACCCTGCCGCTGGCCGTATTGCTGCCCGCCGCCGCGCTGGGATGCTTTGCCACCGCGGTGCTCAACGTCAATAACATCCGGGATATCCGTTCTGATGAGTTGGCCGGCAAAATTACCGTGCCCGTGCGGCTGGGCCCGGTGCGGGCGCGCCGCTACCATTGGCTGCTCTTATTGCTGGGATTCAGCTGTGCGGTGTTGTTTGTGGCTTTCACGTATCACTCGCCCTGGCAGTGGCTATTTCTGCTTTCGCTGCCGCTGTTCTTCTTCAATGCCCGCCAGGTGTGGCTGCGGCAGGAATCGATGCAGCTTGACCCGTTATTAAAGCAAATGGCCATGAGCACGCTGGCTTTTACCCTGCTGTTTGGGCTGGGGCAGATACTGTAA
- a CDS encoding glutathione peroxidase, with product MKAFFLVVLGGMAACGFSSSTASKTATTAPATMTEATAQGTVYDYTVKDINGKDVSLSQYKGKKLLIVNTASECGYTPQYKELEELNKKYGDRVTVLGFPANNFGGQEPGTNQEIATFCEKNYGVTFPLFSKVSVKGIDTDPLFKYLADKSKNGAVGEAPTWNFCKYLVDEQGHVLKFYPSKVKPMSEELVADILK from the coding sequence ATGAAAGCTTTTTTCTTAGTTGTGCTGGGCGGAATGGCCGCCTGTGGTTTCTCCTCATCTACTGCGTCTAAAACCGCAACTACCGCTCCCGCTACCATGACCGAAGCTACCGCGCAAGGAACCGTGTATGATTACACGGTGAAGGATATCAATGGCAAAGACGTTAGCCTCAGCCAGTACAAAGGCAAGAAGCTGCTCATTGTCAACACGGCCTCGGAGTGCGGCTACACGCCCCAGTACAAGGAGCTGGAAGAGCTGAACAAGAAGTACGGCGACCGGGTAACCGTGCTGGGTTTCCCCGCCAACAACTTCGGGGGACAGGAACCGGGCACCAACCAGGAAATTGCCACCTTCTGCGAGAAGAACTACGGCGTAACCTTCCCGCTTTTCTCCAAGGTTTCCGTGAAGGGCATCGACACGGATCCGCTGTTCAAGTACCTCGCTGATAAGTCGAAGAACGGTGCGGTAGGGGAGGCGCCTACCTGGAATTTCTGCAAATATCTGGTAGATGAGCAGGGGCACGTTCTTAAGTTCTACCCTTCCAAAGTAAAGCCCATGAGCGAAGAGCTGGTGGCCGATATTTTAAAGTAG
- a CDS encoding TIGR00730 family Rossman fold protein, whose translation MKSVAVYCGASSGFNEIYRQQADLMGKELVRRGITLVYGGGRVGLMGAVADSVIRNGGKSIGVIPDFLADKELAHMGLTELHVVKSMHERKLLMADLAEGFIAMPGGFGTLEELFEVLTWGQLGLHQKPSGVFNVQGFYNHQLQFLDKMVDEGFLRPENRAQLQQDDTPAGLIDKMLAYQPTNLEKWLTVPRT comes from the coding sequence ATGAAAAGCGTTGCCGTGTACTGTGGGGCAAGCTCCGGTTTCAATGAAATTTACCGCCAGCAAGCCGACCTGATGGGGAAGGAGCTAGTGCGGCGTGGCATCACGCTGGTGTACGGCGGCGGCCGCGTAGGCCTGATGGGCGCCGTAGCCGACAGCGTTATCCGGAATGGCGGGAAGTCTATTGGCGTTATTCCTGATTTCCTGGCCGATAAGGAGCTGGCGCATATGGGCCTCACGGAGCTGCACGTGGTGAAAAGCATGCACGAGCGGAAGCTGCTGATGGCCGACCTGGCTGAAGGTTTTATTGCTATGCCGGGCGGTTTCGGCACGCTGGAGGAGTTGTTTGAAGTGCTGACCTGGGGCCAGCTGGGTTTGCACCAGAAGCCCAGCGGCGTGTTCAACGTGCAGGGCTTCTACAACCACCAGCTGCAGTTCCTGGATAAGATGGTGGACGAGGGCTTCTTACGCCCCGAAAACCGCGCCCAGCTGCAGCAGGATGATACGCCCGCCGGCCTGATTGATAAGATGCTGGCCTACCAGCCCACCAACCTGGAGAAATGGCTGACGGTGCCACGTACCTAA
- the argS gene encoding arginine--tRNA ligase, which produces MQQLEQSIKAALSTAIQQAFGASVAPDQLTIQPTRKEFAGSFTLVTFPLTKTLGKGPEQIGQALGEWLVANEPKVKGFNVVKGFLNLEIADAQWLALFEQLRQQPDGAPVPTGGPQDVVVEYSSPNTNKPLHLGHLRNNFLGYSVAEILKATGATVTKANLVNDRGIHICKSMLAYQRFGHGETPQSAGIKGDHLAGKYYVLFEKHYREEIKQLEAEGVATDVAKKQAPLMLAAQTMLQQWEQGDEEVIRLWKQMNGWVYEGFDETYKSIGVDFDQYYYESETYLLGKERVEEGLQKGVFFRKEDGSVWVDLKEEGLDEKLLLRADGTSVYITQDLGTAELKYQDYHYDLSVYVIADEQNYHMQVLKAVLHKLGKPYAEAIHHLSYGMVDLPSGKMKSREGTVVDADELVREVVEAAKAATLEKGKTEGLTEEQAEQLYHMLGLGALKYYLLKVDPKKRMLFNPEESVSLEGHTGPFIQYSHARISAIRRKALEQGVSESTDLSTLSSLHETEQEMVQELGRYAAVVAEAARNFSPAVVAQYAYDIAKAYNRFYTEVPIFVESDPVKKAFRVALSAQTARTIKASMGLLGIAVPERM; this is translated from the coding sequence GTGCAACAACTCGAACAGTCGATTAAAGCCGCTCTCAGCACCGCCATTCAGCAAGCCTTTGGGGCTTCGGTAGCGCCGGACCAACTCACCATTCAGCCTACCCGCAAGGAATTTGCCGGCTCGTTCACGCTGGTAACTTTCCCGCTGACCAAAACTCTGGGCAAGGGCCCCGAGCAAATTGGGCAGGCGCTGGGCGAGTGGCTGGTGGCCAATGAGCCCAAGGTGAAAGGCTTTAACGTGGTGAAAGGCTTTCTGAACCTGGAAATTGCCGATGCCCAGTGGCTGGCCCTGTTCGAGCAGCTCCGCCAGCAGCCCGATGGCGCGCCGGTACCCACTGGCGGCCCGCAGGATGTGGTGGTGGAGTATTCCTCGCCCAACACCAACAAGCCCCTGCACCTGGGCCACCTGCGCAACAACTTCCTGGGCTACTCCGTGGCCGAGATTCTGAAGGCCACCGGCGCCACCGTTACTAAAGCCAACCTGGTCAATGACCGGGGCATCCACATCTGCAAGTCGATGCTGGCTTACCAGCGCTTTGGGCACGGCGAAACCCCGCAATCGGCCGGTATCAAGGGCGACCATCTGGCGGGCAAGTACTACGTGCTGTTTGAGAAGCACTACCGCGAGGAGATAAAGCAGCTGGAAGCCGAAGGCGTGGCTACTGATGTGGCCAAGAAGCAGGCTCCGCTGATGCTGGCGGCGCAAACCATGCTGCAGCAGTGGGAGCAGGGCGACGAAGAAGTTATCCGCCTCTGGAAGCAGATGAACGGCTGGGTGTACGAAGGCTTCGACGAAACCTACAAAAGCATCGGGGTTGATTTCGACCAGTACTACTACGAATCCGAAACTTATCTGCTGGGCAAGGAGCGCGTGGAGGAAGGCCTGCAGAAAGGCGTATTCTTCAGGAAGGAAGACGGCTCCGTGTGGGTGGATCTGAAAGAGGAAGGCCTCGACGAAAAACTGCTGCTCCGTGCCGATGGCACCTCGGTGTACATCACCCAGGACCTGGGCACCGCCGAGCTGAAGTACCAGGACTACCACTACGACCTCTCGGTGTACGTTATTGCCGACGAGCAGAACTACCACATGCAGGTGCTGAAGGCGGTGCTGCACAAGCTGGGCAAGCCCTACGCCGAGGCCATCCATCACCTCAGCTACGGCATGGTAGACCTGCCCTCCGGCAAGATGAAGAGCCGCGAAGGCACCGTAGTGGACGCCGACGAGTTGGTGCGCGAAGTAGTGGAAGCTGCCAAAGCCGCCACCCTGGAGAAAGGCAAGACCGAAGGCCTGACCGAGGAGCAAGCCGAGCAGCTCTACCACATGCTGGGCCTGGGCGCTCTGAAGTATTACCTGCTGAAGGTGGACCCCAAGAAACGCATGCTCTTCAACCCCGAGGAGTCCGTGAGCCTGGAAGGGCACACGGGGCCGTTCATTCAGTACTCGCACGCCCGTATTTCCGCCATCCGCCGCAAGGCCCTGGAGCAGGGCGTGTCGGAAAGCACGGATCTGAGCACACTCAGCAGTCTGCACGAAACCGAGCAGGAGATGGTGCAGGAGCTGGGCCGCTACGCCGCGGTAGTGGCCGAAGCTGCCCGCAACTTCTCGCCGGCCGTGGTGGCGCAATACGCCTACGACATTGCCAAGGCCTACAACCGCTTCTACACCGAGGTACCCATTTTTGTGGAGTCAGACCCGGTGAAGAAAGCCTTCCGCGTGGCGCTGTCGGCGCAAACGGCCCGTACCATTAAGGCCAGTATGGGCCTGCTGGGCATTGCGGTGCCTGAGCGCATGTAA